In a genomic window of Candidatus Omnitrophota bacterium:
- a CDS encoding queuine tRNA-ribosyltransferase family protein, with amino-acid sequence ILGLRLTSLHNVYFYVNLLRRIREAIKNGMFLELKEEFKNRIF; translated from the coding sequence AAATATTAGGATTACGACTTACTTCTTTACATAACGTGTATTTTTATGTAAACTTATTAAGAAGGATACGTGAGGCTATCAAGAACGGTATGTTTTTGGAGCTTAAAGAGGAATTTAAAAACAGGATATTCTAA
- the yajC gene encoding preprotein translocase subunit YajC, with protein sequence MNPGAAQPNAIASLMPIIFIFGIFYFLLIRPQQKKQKEHGKMISELKKNDEVVTNGGVHGTIVNVKDDTFILRIDDNVKVEINKTAIAYLKKSR encoded by the coding sequence ATGAATCCAGGTGCAGCTCAGCCAAATGCAATAGCAAGTTTGATGCCGATTATATTTATCTTCGGTATATTTTATTTTCTTTTAATAAGGCCGCAGCAGAAAAAACAAAAAGAACATGGGAAAATGATCAGTGAATTAAAAAAGAATGACGAAGTGGTCACGAACGGCGGCGTACACGGCACTATCGTGAATGTAAAAGATGATACTTTTATATTAAGAATAGACGATAATGTAAAGGTTGAGATCAACAAAACTGCAATTGCATATTTGAAGAAAAGCAGATAA